The Argopecten irradians isolate NY chromosome 16, Ai_NY, whole genome shotgun sequence genome window below encodes:
- the LOC138311194 gene encoding cyclic GMP-binding protein C-like, giving the protein MGAVMRNSNKTKPEATNVYDSRGFDPKLSREANDVIQCSEVTKSDVAYLSLWDMGGHEVFQSSHNVFISSHGVYLLVFRLTDFLRDNQETDRLKKWIRLIGTFSSNDPRFKIHAPPIIFVGTFLDELKKSSKDYHKDIVAILMSISEFPELLGIPCVKFCTVDNSLGNDDAELEKLRGLITESAVHQDQWERQIPTTWLKLELDVFKAREEGTRILTLADFIEMNKKSIAPLENEEEIQLALEYLHCTRSVIYFRELNYVITDPQWLADFFSVFISDLTFLPRDDIRQFRKMRLYQTKGELSGRMIRDLLHKKENRRFIPYQSPLLALMQKFGLIVKVQISGTVPGQVTTETYIIPSKLKVLQDVNDITSKVARLQQLKEHFSKTLCFVFNDTYTSNELFQRILACVMKMYKLTSLPTRSEKGATAGCAETSVNKECLYNGFACFEIDGNSRMILSMHAERSTMALTAFSTSADGLPDDSGKVLRQSIERIIQETLQLSNQQHFQFTLKLHCSFYLTPYDTPVHLYRVINSESGVPCKGGECQGQHRLSKTDAIYWGIEEGSGDARHDLDVSSTGIDINMDNRRPTPRELGRLSRLVSGSGCDMLFAALGLPYPEREQTKWESKSLAGITIITKMFLKWTNTYPNQTFHHIREAMEMVDMATDRLDEVLESDEDSENQGGLVPIDVGRRVPCEQEIMKIADNIGNAYFNLFLELELSPPTIEQQEVRYPDNIKSRLVALIRCWKDKFQTRATIGRLLTAMQYCQMDWQTTAEIWSTRPGKSGTAMDS; this is encoded by the exons ATGGGGGCAGTAATGAGGAATTCCAATAAGACAAAACCAGAAG CAACGAATGTGTACGATAGTCGTGGATTTGATCCGAAGCTCTCCAGAGAGGCAAACGATGTCATTCAATGTTCAGAAGTGACCAAGTCTGATGTAGCTTACCTGTCGCTGTGGGATATGGGAGGACACGAAGTTTTCCAGTCGTCTCATAACGTCTTTATATCGTCACACGGCGTGTACCTTCTGGTCTTCAGACTTACAGATTTTCTTAGAGACAATCAAGAAACTG aTCGACTGAAAAAATGGATCCGACTCATAGGTACATTTTCTTCAAATGATCCCAGATTCAAGATACATGCTCCTCCGATTATTTTTGTTGGCACTTTCCTTGATGAATTAAAGAAATCATCAAAG GACTACCACAAAGACATTGTGGCAATACTTATGAGCATCTCAGAATTTCCAGAGCTTTTGGGTATCCCTTGTGTCAAATTCTGCACGGTTGATAATAGCCTTGGTAATGATGATGCTGAACTTGAGAAACTCCGAGGACTTATTACAGAGTCAGCCGTACATCAAGATCAATGGGAAAGACAAATACCCACAACATGGCTAAAATTAGAGCTGGACGTATTCAAGGCAAGAGAAGAGGGAACACGAATTCTGACATTGGCAGATTTCATAGAAATGAACAAAAAGTCCATTGCCCCTTTGGAAAATGAAGAGGAAATACAACTTGCTTTAGA GTACCTGCACTGCACGCGGTCTGTGATATATTTCCGAGAGCTGAACTACGTCATCACAGATCCCCAGTGGCTTGCGGACTTTTTTTCCGTATTCATATCGGACTTAACCTTCCTTCCTAGGGACGACATTCGACAATTCCGTAAAATGAGGTTGTACCAAACAAAGGGAGAGCTGAGTGGAAGAATGATTCGCGACCTTCTCCATAAAAAAGAGAACCGTCGTTTTATTCCCTATCAATCACCACTTCTTGCTCTGATGCAGAAATTTGGTTTGATAGTGAAAGTTCAGATATCAGGAACAGTCCCTGGTCAGGTAACAACTGAGACCTACATCATCCCAAGCAAACTTAAAGTACTCCAAGATGTCAATGACATCACCAGTAAAGTCGCACGGCTCCAGCAGTTAAAGGAGCACTTCTCCAAAACATTATGCTTTGTATTCAACGATACATACACGTCAAATGAATTGTTCCAGAGAATCTTGGCTTGTGTCATGAAGATGTACAAGCTGACGTCACTACCAACACGAAGTGAAAAAGGCGCAACTGCAGGCTGTGCTGAAACTTCAGTCAATAAAGAATGTCTGTACAACGGCTTTGCCTGCTTTGAAATCGATGGCAACTCTAGAATGATTCTGTCCATGCATGCAGAACGATCCACCATGGCTTTGACAGCCTTCAGTACCTCAGCAGACGGTCTTCCGGATGACTCAGGAAAAGTTTTACGGCAATCTATCGAAAGAATTATCCAGGAAACATTACAACTAAGTAATCAGCAACACTTTCAATTCACGCTCAAACTACATTGCAGCTTTTACCTGACCCCTTACGATACTCCGGTACACCTATACAGAGTCATCAACTCAGAAAGCGGCGTACCATGCAAGGGAGGGGAATGCCAAGGACAACATCGTTTGTCAAAGACAGACGCCATTTACTGGGGAATTGAGGAG GGTTCTGGAGATGCGCGGCATGATTTGGATGTATCGA GCACAGGGATTGATATTAACATGGATAACCGCAGGCCAACTCCACGAGAACTGGGTCGTCTGTCCCGTCTGGTCAGCGGTTCTGGATGTGACATGCTATTTGCGGCACTTGGTCTGCCTTACCCAGAAAGAGAACAAACTAAATGGGAGTCAAAGAGCCTGGCAGGAATCACAATCATCACCAAGATGTTTCTGAAATGGACAAACACCTACCCAAATCAGACATTCCATCACATCCGCGAGGCGATGGAGATGGTCGACATGGCAACTGATCGTTTGGACGAAGTGTTAGAATCAGACGAGGATTCTGAAAACCAAG GAGGTTTAGTTCCCATTGATGTCGGAAGAAGAGTTCCCTGTGAACAAGAGATCATGAAAATTGCCGACAATATTGGAAATGCATATTTCAACCTTTTTCTGGAACTTGAGTTGTCTCCTCCCACTATAGAACAGCAAGAGGTGAGGTATCCAGACAACATCAAGTCGAGATTGGTGGCTCTCATCCGGTGTTGGAAAGACAAGTTCCAAACCAGGGCCACTATCGGTAGGCTGCTGACAGCGATGCAATATTGTCAAATGGATTGGCAAACGACAGCAGAGATCTGGTCGACACGACCGGGGAAGTCTGGTACAGCAATGGACAGTTAG